DNA from Canis lupus baileyi chromosome 6, mCanLup2.hap1, whole genome shotgun sequence:
GCTgataaatgaattttgaaatgcCTATGGAAATGTGAGTATAGGCAGTCCATGAATAGGTCAACTTCTTCCTGAGTAACTTCCCCAGGTGTTTTGTGGACACTGTCCCACAAAGCTTTTGCATCCTCTGGATGTATGGCATAAGAAATGTCCAGACTTTGAGGGCTACAGGGTACAGACCAAAGAAATTCAGTAGCTGCCATATACTGGTCCATTTTGCATGCAGTCCACATAGCAGCCATCCAGGAAAGATTAAATGCATTGATTGCTAAGGGACTGAAGTAACAATCAAAAGTTTTCTGAAACCAGGTTCCTACTATGGCTGTATTCGTCTCTGCTCCATTTGCAAGGAATAAGGGGACACAGGTAAAATCTTCTGAAACAGTCTCCAGAAGACTGTCTCCAAATATACAGCAGAACCAACCAGTCCACAACACTTTATGTTCTCTGTTCTCAGACGGCAATTGAGATTTTGACAGaatctacaaaggaaaaaaaaaaggttcattaAGTTCAAAAGTACATTTACTCCTAAATTACATCTTCTCAAAATTAGTACATTGAAAAATAGAAACGTATGTTGTGCTacttgccaaaaaaagaaaaaagaaaaaaagaataatctccCTAATCATTTTTAGGGTTTATCAAGTTAACTGACCTTTCTCCTTATAGTCTTATTAGGACATGGTATATGGCAAGATCTTGGTGCAGCCAAAATGCAATAAGGAATGCCAATATGGTATAACCAAGTATACTATCctgaaaaaaagaatctcaaaatctCAACTTGAGGAGGTACTGTAAAAAGTCACCAAATTCAATGTGCTTGAATCCTTCCATGAAGGAAGAATTCAGGATTTCCTAAAGCAGCTCTATCaacttaaaaatgttctttaatatGTTAGGTCCACAGTTTCCACCTGTAGGtcctgtttttttccttatgtgcATGTAAAACAAATCAAATCTAATTTCTCTTCTACAGGAAAAACCCTTCAAATATTTGATTATCCCTATCATATGTAATGCTTCAGGTTCAAAATCTCCGGTTTCTTCAAACATTCCTCTTATGACATATACAATATATCACTCTGAAAGTCTTCTGCCCGGGAGTCATTCATAAGTGAATATAATTACTTCAAAAAGATCTGATTAAAGGACTATGACCATCTTTAACCTAGATTATACTACTCTTAATAAAATCTTAGATTGCAgtagttttctaatttttagttGACAGCTTTACATAAATTATCCCTATTCATCTTTGCTGTTAATAGgtaaatcttggggcacctgggtggctcagtcaattaagcagccaactcttaattttgcctcaggtcgtgatctcagggtccagagaatgagccccacatcaggctctgtgctcagtgggcagtcggcttgatattctctcctccctctgtccctccccttgcttgtatgctctttaaaataaataaatcttgaaaaaaaggtAAATCTCCCCCTAATATACAGAAAtggtaggtttattcctattttaatcTCTTTCAATTTGACCCATTGCGCCAAtccattcagatttttttaaatcttgattatGTCCTCCAGCAGATTGACTACTCTCTTAAACTTCAAATCTATAAACCATATGACAAACACACCTCCCAGATATTCACAGAAGTTTTAAAGTTTCACCAGTGAAGTTCACATCCCATTATCGTACCCCTTTAGagataattatttaaattgttaGTTTTAGCATATTTCTCCTTCTTGTTCAAGAGATTTTTTAAGAGACACAAAAGCCTTAAAGCCATCACACTTTAACAACCTAAAGGTCCTGTAATTCTGTGAAGAAATGAGATTTAATTTGGAAACTATTAGGACACTCTACTAAGAATTCAAGTGGTCACTTTTATTCCTCAAAAGAATATCTGCCTGTCGACATGCAAATCACATTACTTCTCTGGGCATCAACTCCTTCATTTGACAAAGACTGCTAATTGTCTATCCAGTACCTGTTTTTCCTTCCACAATAAAACTGTCCTTTTAATGAGGTGGCATAGTAcccactgaaaaagaaaaaaaaaaaagcttctatcTATTAAACCTGAAGATAGACATTTAATTCACGGTTATTTAGGCTTTCTGTTTTATGCAGCTAAACCTAATCCTACGAATCTTGAAGATCCTTGTCAATACCATGATCTATACCGGGGGATAGCAAATTTTTTCTGTGAaagtcagatagtaaatattttaggctttgcaagccCTATGATCTCTGTAGCAAATTTCCTGTTGTaacacaaaagcagccatagacaatatgtaaacaaatgaaagcaGTACTGTTTCaataaaatcttctttagaaaaacagcaacaaaaacaaaaacagatttggCCTACAGGccagtttgctgacccctgatgtatacaaataaacaaaattaggCCTTTTTGACTGTTTCAGATTTAATTTATGACTAAGACAAGTTCACTCAGAAGAAACAGAAGTACCAGGCATAAATCCAGTTTCTTAATAAATCCAAAGATAGTCcatattacttttaaatattacaCATAGAAAGGAATGTTACAATTCTAAGAGTAACTTGGcatgatatattacattatatgacAATAggttatacatataaatatatatacatatatatcttttttttgctAAAATCCACCTCTAAGAATTTAAATTTAGTCCATAGAATTATACAGATATACTTACAAAAATGTAGCATTCTTAATGACATGAGGAGTTATCtacaacattattattttttaaaaaggccataTGCAAAACTATGCACAATACAATCTCAGTTTTAGTAGATCCAGATAGCCAGACAGAtatatctatgttcatgagagatattgatcTGTAGATTTAATaatctttgtctagttttgtttttttgtggttttttttagtttgtttttttaaagatcttatttatttattcatgagagaccgagaggcagagacacaggcagagggagaagcaggctccatgcagggagcctgatgtgggactccatctcgggacatcaggatcacgccctgggctgaaggcaggcaccaaaccaatgagccacccagggatccccttttggtCTAGTTTTGGTAttgggtaatgctggcctcacagaattaAGTTAGGAAGTGTTCCCTCTGGCCCCAGACTCTGAAAAGACTGGTGAGAATTGAaacaatttcttccttaaatgtttggcagaattcaccagtgaacctctctgggcctggtgctttctattttggaaagtattgactcaatttctttaataaattgaAGCTTCCTCAGGTTGTCTATTGCCAAACATATATATACCAAAATGTTAAACTGTTTCCTTTGTAttcaattttctttgtatttttatgtatttccaaagttttctaaaataaacatgaCTATAATGTAATTGGAAAAAAGCTTTTTAAGTTGGCCATATCTAATTACTATAATTTGGTCAAACAAGACATATAATAGATTCTAAATCACaagcacaaaaatttttttaaatggtaagaaAATACCATTTAAATACCACAATCTCTAAATCAAGCCAGTGCAGATTCTTTTCCCCTGTAACATACCTGGACAAGAAATGCTTCAGGGTCTCTTTGTGTTCCTTTCATTCCTAGGAGAGTGGAGAAAGTCACTTTGATGTTGAAGTCTTCTCCCACTTCCACAGCAAGCCCTTTTTGCTTTTCAGCAGCAATAAATGCACTCAGAAGACTAGCATACTCCTTGAGATTAGTATAGGAGAATTTATATAGGGGAGTTAAACTATATAAAGTCCATTGTTTATGCAGAAGGAATGCAACTTTTTGAGGATCATTATCTTCctacagaaaaaagacaaaaaaaagtttaaattctcACTTACTAATATTTCCTAATTCTTAATCAcggtattttaaatatttaatacaaatttaCTACTAGGTCAAccaatattcgacaaagcaggaaagactatccactggaaaaaggacagtctcttcaataaatggtgctgggaaaattggacatccacatgcagaagaataaaactacaccattctcttataccatacacaaagataaactcgaaatggatgaaagatctaaatgtgagacaagaatccatcaaaatcctagaggagaacacaggcaacaccctttttgaacttggccacggcaatttcttgcaagatacatctatgaaggcaagggaaacaaaagcaaaaatgaactactgggacttcatcaagataaaaagcttctgcacagcaaaagaaacagtcaataaaactaaaagataacctacagaatgggagaagatatttgcaaatggcatatcagataaagggctagtatccaagatctataaagaacttattaaactcaacagcaaagaaacaatccaatcatgaaatgggcaaaagacacgaacagaaatttcaccaaagaagacatagacatgggcaacaagcacatgagaaaatgctctgcatcacttgccatcacagaaatacaaatcaaaaccacaatgagataccacctcacaccagtgagaatggtgaaaattaacaagacggaaaacaacaaatgttggagaggatgtggagaaaggggaaccctcttatcctacgacccagcaattgcactactggggatttacctcaaagatacagatgcagtgaaaagccgagaaacctgcaccccaatgtttatagcagcaatgtccacaatagcgaaactgtggaaggagcctcagtgtccatcaaaagatgaatggataaaaaagatgtgggggcagccccggtggctcagcggtttggtgccgccttcagcatggggtgtgatcctggagacccgggatcgagtcccacatcgggatccctgcaaggagcctgcttctccctctgcctgtgtctctgcctctctctctctctctctgtgtctgtcatgaataaataaataaaatctataaaaaaaaaaaaaaaagaagatgtggtctatatatacaatggaatattactcagccattagaaacaacgaatacccatcatttgcttcaacatggatggaactagagggtattatgctgagtgaagtgtgaagtaactcaatcagagaaggacaagtattatatggtttcactcatacggagaatataaaaaatagtgaaagggattataggggaaaggagagaaaacgagtgggaaaaatcagagagggtgacagaacatgagactcctaactctgggaaatgaacaaggggtagtggaagggaaggtgggcagggggttgggatgactgggtgacgggcactgacgggggcatttgacgggatgagcactgggtgatatactatatgttggcaaattgaactccaataaaaaaatatacaaaaaacaaacaaaaaacaaatctactAGTAGATACCTGATCTTTACACTGCAGCCAAAGTAGCCTGTAGGACCCTGAAGATCCCTGAACAAGCCTTTTCATTTGCAGTACCTTCACCTCAGAATACTCTTCCCACATGAAGAACATGGAATGTTCCTTTCCTTCATTCACATCTGTCCAAATGTCACTCAAGCAAGCCACCCTATCTAATTTTGTCTCACTCCAATTTTGTCACTTTATATTTCCTTAacatgctttttttccctcacagCATTTACTATATgacatatttctgatttttactgTCTTCCTTGCTAGAGTAGGAGTATGATGAGAACAgggattttgtctattttattaagtACTATATCTCTAACATCTAGAACATTGCCATCTAGAACAGCTGTTCAATAAACTTATTGgatgaacatttatattttacttttagaaattaaaaattatagattttgAAAATAGTAACTATTCCTGGAGCATCTAATTTGATTAGATTTAAttagataattttcttaaatgtttggcagTAAATACACTCTATGATACAATGTCAATATCGacagattaaataaaaagatacttggaggatgcctgggtggctcagtggttgagtgtctgcctttggctcagggcgtgattccggggtctggggatcaagtccagcatcaggctccctgcaaggaccctgcttttccctctgcttgtctcttcctctctctccttgtgactgtcatgaataaattaaatcttaaaaaataaaaaaatttaaaaaaaagatacttgggATCTTTCTTCCCATGCCCTATTAGAACCACAAGcaccatccaaaaaaaaaaaaaaaaaaccacttcctCTATATTGGCCCCATGGCATTATTGAGGAGCTTCACATACACCCCTGTGCAGGTTCCTACTTTTATCCTGAAttgaatttttctataaaatccaTACTTTACGACATAGTCTTACAGCTCCAACTATCTTTTGGAACTTTCATTACAGTTGtctatttgataaatatttgttctgACTAGAGTGTTCATGGCAACTTTTACAAAACTGGTATAAAAAGTTATGATCAAAGGATACAGGAAAATTGTATCataaagataaggaaatagacattctattctttaatttatatataagttCTGTTTTATAGTTAGGAACTATCACTTTCATTACCAGCACTAGTAATCTAAGAAACttttcagaaagaaacaaaaatttttccATATCTCAAAAGATACAAGGCACAAAATATTGACAAGAAAACAAGATGACCGGGAAGTATGGGTGACTGATCAGCCAGTCTCCTTGCTATGTTTCTAAAACCACAcatcaaggatgcctgggtggcttaacggttgagcatctttggaatcagagcatgatcccaggtccggggattgagttccgcatcagacttcctgcagggagccttctctctctgcctgtgtctctgcctctctttctctctctcgtgaataaataaaattttaaaataaataaataaatatttagggatccctgggtggcgcagcggtttggcgcctgcctctggcccagggcacgatcctggagacctgggatcgaatcccacatcaggctcccagtgcatggagcctgcttctccctctgcctatgtctctgcttctctctctctctctctctctctctctctgtgtgactatcataaataaataaaaaatttaaaaaaaaaaggtttaaaaataaataaataaataaataaataaataaataaataaataaatatttaaaaaataaaaccatacgTCAAATCTGCATGACTAGGGTTTTATTTCAAGTTCTGGTAAAATCACAAATAACTAATTTGATAAACTTTCAGAGTTGTTTATGAATAATCGAAACAGAGACTATTGCCAGCAGACAAATCTGAGACAATATAAACACCAAAATAATTTAGTAATGAttcagaaaaatttgaaaaacaaaaaaaaaaattaaatctgatagatggatagatagatagatagatagatagatagatagatagatagatagagggatccctgggtggcgcagcggtttagcgcctgcctttggcccagggcgcgatcctggagacccgggatcgaatcccacgtcgggctcccggtgcatggagcctgcttctccctctgcctgtgtctctgactctctctcattctgtgtgactatcataaataaataaaaaattaaattaaattaaaaagatagatagataaatggtgGAGAAATAAGAAGGGTTTACAATAGAATCCCAAAGGCTGGCTAGTAAATATGAAACAAATGGAGTTCGAAAATCATTATACTGTGAATATCATGATAAAGATAGAATCAGGCAAAAATTATCCATGGATAGTAAGTATTAGGGGAAATTCTGATGAGGAACAGAATATTTACATTATCCTAAAGTGTATCCCAGACTGCTTATCAGATGCAGAGATGAATAAAACAGTAATCTCTGGGCAACATCTTGACAGGATAATCAAAATTGATACCACCTATGTACTACCAGATGTTATTCCCCAAGAACAACACAATAGCCTCTATGCTATATTCCATCCAATACATAACATCAATCTAACCATgaggaaatatcagacaaacacaaaattaaaaatattctatttaaaaaggaaaagggggcagccctggtggctcagcggtttagcaccgccttcagcccagggcgtgatcctggagacccaggatcaagtcccacatcaggctccctgcatggagcctgcttctccctctgcctgtgtctctgcctctctctgtgtgtctctcatgaataaataaaatctttaaaaaaataaaaataaaaaataaaaaggaaaagggaggaaacTACATTCTTCAAAACATCaatgtcataaaagacaaagaaataccGTGGAAATGCTCCAGATTAATGGAAGTTAAAGGACATAAGAGGGGCGGTATTGATAGTGTGAATAATTGCTTGTTTTtgctatttctcatttatttaattacctGAGAGATTAAGAAGATactaaaaatactattaaaaagtaacaaaaatcaaaatgttttgCTCACAGATATTCTCAATTATTGAGTAACATGAACGAACATAAAAGGCATACCTGTAATTGTGAACACTGAGGAATTTTCCTTCGAGGTGGAGTTGGGACAAATGAAGTCTGCTTCCTGACTGATTCTAATCGTTTCTGCAAAGGGGTGGCACCTATAAAGTAATCTTTAAGCCTTGAGGATGCAATGTGCTGATGAGTTGACTCATAAGAATCCATGGtctacataaaaagaaataaaactaaaagttaaCTAAAAAGTTAATTCATGCTCACAGTTTCACTGGTTCTTGTCCTTACTATAAAGGAATTTGGTAATCCATTCTTCAGCAATGACACTTTATTACTAGTCACCCTGGGCAAAAAACTTTACAGTGATGAGaaaaattctacttttctgttatttaagatCTTTCATAATTCAGCTTGCCCTTACCCTACTTGTCCTAGATAAGTAGCTCTCCTTGATCATCTAGTCAGTATCACTCTTTTTGGCCCATATTCTCGTCTTCGTGTTTTTGCCTATCAATCATGTTCCTTATCTGAAGTATCCTTTTCCCATCCCACCTCCTTTAGGACCATGCTTGAATCTGATCTCCTTTCAAGTAGTAGggttttgttaatcttttttccCCAGAATACCTATTTTATACACTTCTGTCTGGATCAGTAGCTCATTCCTAGAAGCAATGTGTATCGGGGCATGGCTGTATGTGTATAGAATGAGATCTCTTCCCCAGACTAAAAAACTTTGACTGAAACCATGCTTTATATATCTCTTGTATAATTACCCTAATATAATGCTGAGTGTTCTTTGTTAGCAAGTATTGGGGtgggtttggggtttgttttttggggttttttggtagttttaagttcttctttaaattccagttagttaacatacagtgtaatattagtttcatgagTATAGTTCGGTGgttcattacttacatataacactcagtgctcatcacaagtgccctcccaTCACGCATTTAAtccatcctccctctgcctacttccCCTAACAAGTATCAGTTTAATTGAACAGAAAAATTTCATAGAACTCTGAAATTATAACTTTCATTGAAAGGAATTACAATTTAAAAGTTACaataattgggcagcccgggtggctcagcggtttagtgccgccttcggcccagggtgtgatcctggagacccaggatcaagtcccgcgtcgggctccctgcatggagcctgcttctccctctgcctgtgtctctgcccctctgtgtctctcctgaataaataaataaaaccttaaaaaaaaaaaaaaaaagaaaaagaaaagttacaatAATTACTCCCAAGTACTGGCACAATTACCCTTTGAAAAAAGTTTTTCAAATGAAacttgcaggggtgcctgggtggctcagtcggggttgagcatctgtcttccgggcagcccgggtggctcagcggtttagcaccaccttgggcccagggcctgatcctggagacccggcactgagtcccatgtcaggctccctgcatgtttctccctgtttctccctctgcctctctctctttctctctctcgaataaataaatgaaatctttaaaaaaaaaaaaaaaaaaaaggcaaagcatcTGTCTtccctcctaactctgggaaatgaacaaagagttgcagacggggaggtggcctgggggttggggtaactgggtgacgacaggcactgaggagggcacttgatgggatgagcactgggtgttacactatatatatgttggcaaatcgaacttcaataaaaacaaataaaaaaaaaaaagcatctgtcttccattcaggtcatgatactaGAGTCCAAGATTGCCCTGCATGGACtctcctgctcagcagagtctgcttctccctcttcctatgctTCTCCCCTACCCTACTTGTgtttgcacactctctctctctccaagaaataaatataatctttaaaaaaaaacgaaACCTTGTATTTAATAGagtatttaaatttcattatgtCGAAGTAGGACACCACCTGTATCTTGCACAAAACTTTATAAATATGTATCGCAATGCTCACATAATGCCCAAGCAAGATCATACACCACCAACTTACGCAGCAGCTACTTTAAAGCATTTTACCTTTAAATGCATACtgaattacctctttaaaagGAGGTTTTatggcccctgggtagctcagtcagagtctgactcttgatttcagctcaggtcatgatctcagggtcataaaatcGAGCCCTAGGTTGGGGCTCCatgggctgggcatggagcctgcttgagattctctctttcccctacACCCACCCCTTCACTGGCGCTcggtcttaaaaaaacaaagagaggggAGAATTTTAATGAGTCCCATCTACACAGaatgtttctttcaaattttaatttggaTTAATTGCTGACATTTA
Protein-coding regions in this window:
- the CENPL gene encoding centromere protein L isoform X1, which translates into the protein MDSYESTHQHIASSRLKDYFIGATPLQKRLESVRKQTSFVPTPPRRKIPQCSQLQEDNDPQKVAFLLHKQWTLYSLTPLYKFSYTNLKEYASLLSAFIAAEKQKGLAVEVGEDFNIKVTFSTLLGMKGTQRDPEAFLVQILSKSQLPSENREHKVLWTGWFCCIFGDSLLETVSEDFTCVPLFLANGAETNTAIVGTWFQKTFDCYFSPLAINAFNLSWMAAMWTACKMDQYMAATEFLWSVPCSPQSLDISYAIHPEDAKALWDSVHKTPGEVTQEEVDLFMDCLYSHFHRHFKIHLSATRLVRVSTSVASAHTDGKIKILCHKYLIGVLAYLTELAIFQID
- the CENPL gene encoding centromere protein L isoform X2; the encoded protein is MDSYESTHQHIASSRLKDYFIGATPLQKRLESVRKQTSFVPTPPRRKIPQCSQLQEDNDPQKVAFLLHKQWTLYSLTPLYKFSYTNLKEYASLLSAFIAAEKQKGLAVEVGEDFNIKVTFSTLLGMKGTQRDPEAFLVQILSKSQLPSENREHKVLWTGWFCCIFGDSLLETVSEDFTCVPLFLANGAETNTAIVGTWFQKTFDCYFSPLAINAFNLSWMAAMWTACKMDQYMAATEFLWSVPCSPQSLDISYAIHPEDAKALWDSVHKTPGEVTQEEVDLFMDCLYSHFHRHFKIHLSATRLVRVSTSVASAHTDGKIKRVLLHELQNSFSWRL